A single Halobellus ruber DNA region contains:
- the lysA gene encoding diaminopimelate decarboxylase, with protein MTTTGDGGPAVRRLAEWDADDLLELAAEYDTPLYVIDRDRVTENCARIREAFPDAHVDYAMKAHAGQAVLRTVREAGLGAECASAGEVERAFDAGFAGDRIRYTAVNPPGRDLDRVVERWREHPGLTVTVGAADTVDRLRERGFDGRLCVRANPGVGAGHHEKVQTGADAKFGIPIERVADLAAGWADEFELVGVHAHAGSGISGDDLPAHRELVSRMGDLTREIESRAGSLEFVDVGGGFGVPYREDEPPLDLDAVAAATREAVGDTDATLSIEPGRYVVADAGVLLTRVNTVKRARDATVVGVDAGMTTLLRPAMYDAYHAIRNLSADADGAEGAGDATGSRETTPVTVAGPICESADVLCEQRPLSRPRRGEILAVGNAGAYGYEMSNTYNSRPRPAEVALSGTTVRLARRRETIPDLTELER; from the coding sequence ATGACGACGACCGGCGACGGCGGGCCGGCGGTCCGCCGCCTCGCCGAGTGGGACGCCGACGACCTTCTCGAACTCGCCGCGGAGTACGACACGCCGCTGTACGTGATCGACCGCGACCGGGTCACAGAGAACTGCGCTCGAATTCGCGAGGCCTTCCCGGACGCCCACGTCGACTACGCGATGAAGGCACACGCCGGGCAGGCAGTGCTCCGGACGGTACGGGAGGCGGGGCTGGGCGCGGAGTGTGCCTCCGCGGGCGAGGTCGAACGCGCGTTCGACGCCGGCTTCGCGGGCGATCGGATCCGCTACACCGCGGTCAACCCGCCCGGGCGGGACCTCGATCGGGTGGTCGAGCGGTGGCGCGAGCACCCCGGGCTGACGGTCACCGTCGGTGCCGCAGACACCGTCGACCGGCTCCGCGAGCGGGGGTTCGACGGCCGGCTCTGCGTCCGCGCGAACCCCGGCGTGGGCGCGGGCCACCACGAGAAGGTCCAGACCGGCGCCGACGCCAAGTTCGGGATCCCGATCGAACGCGTGGCCGACCTCGCGGCGGGGTGGGCCGACGAGTTCGAGCTCGTCGGCGTCCACGCCCACGCCGGCAGCGGGATCTCCGGCGACGACCTCCCGGCACACCGGGAGCTGGTCTCGCGGATGGGCGACCTCACCCGGGAGATCGAATCCCGGGCCGGGAGCTTGGAGTTCGTCGACGTCGGCGGCGGGTTCGGCGTGCCCTACCGCGAGGACGAACCGCCGCTCGACCTCGATGCGGTCGCGGCGGCGACGCGGGAGGCCGTCGGCGACACCGACGCGACGCTGTCGATCGAGCCGGGGCGCTACGTCGTCGCGGACGCGGGCGTCTTGCTGACCCGGGTCAACACCGTCAAGCGGGCCCGCGACGCGACCGTGGTCGGCGTCGACGCCGGGATGACCACGCTGCTCCGCCCCGCGATGTACGACGCCTACCACGCGATCCGGAACCTCTCGGCCGACGCAGACGGTGCCGAGGGGGCCGGGGATGCGACCGGGAGCCGCGAGACCACCCCGGTCACCGTAGCGGGACCTATATGTGAGTCGGCGGACGTACTATGTGAACAGAGACCGCTGTCGCGCCCCCGGCGGGGTGAGATCCTCGCCGTCGGGAACGCGGGCGCCTACGGATACGAGATGTCGAACACCTACAACTCCCGGCCGCGACCCGCCGAGGTCGCCCTGTCGGGCACGACAGTCCGGCTCGCCCGGCGACGCGAGACCATCCCGGACCTCACGGAGCTGGAACGATGA
- the dapA gene encoding 4-hydroxy-tetrahydrodipicolinate synthase: MTEIDFTGVFPAMTTPFASDGRIDHETLADDAQRLEDAGVAGLVPAGSTGESATLTHDEHIEVVETVVEAVDDVPVIAGSGSNSTHEAVDLSRRAAGAGADALLLISPYYNKPEQAGLSEHFRAVADAVDLPQIVYNVPSRTGQNVEPETVAELATHENVRAYKAASGDIAQISEVIEHTRDEDFAVLSGDDALTLPVCSLGGRGVISVAGNVEPERTVELVDAAVEGDLDRARELHFELSPLFRQLFVETNPIPVKAAMAIRGHGPETLRSPLTELSAEPRAELERILADLEASEPDAETTEAA; this comes from the coding sequence ATGACGGAAATCGACTTCACCGGCGTGTTCCCCGCGATGACCACGCCGTTCGCATCCGACGGACGCATCGATCACGAAACCCTCGCCGACGACGCCCAACGCCTCGAAGACGCCGGCGTCGCGGGGCTCGTCCCCGCGGGCTCGACGGGCGAGAGCGCGACGCTCACCCACGACGAACACATCGAGGTCGTCGAGACGGTCGTCGAGGCCGTCGACGACGTGCCCGTGATCGCGGGCTCGGGATCGAACTCCACCCACGAAGCGGTCGACCTCTCCCGACGGGCCGCCGGCGCCGGCGCCGACGCCTTGCTTCTGATCTCCCCGTACTACAACAAGCCCGAGCAGGCGGGCCTCTCCGAGCACTTCCGGGCGGTCGCCGACGCGGTCGACCTCCCGCAGATCGTCTACAACGTCCCGAGCCGAACGGGACAGAACGTCGAGCCCGAGACGGTCGCCGAGCTCGCGACCCACGAGAACGTCCGGGCGTACAAGGCCGCCAGCGGCGATATCGCACAGATCTCCGAGGTCATCGAGCACACCCGCGACGAGGACTTCGCGGTGCTGTCCGGCGACGACGCGCTCACGCTGCCGGTCTGTTCGCTCGGCGGCCGCGGCGTGATCTCCGTCGCCGGCAACGTCGAGCCCGAGCGGACCGTCGAACTCGTCGACGCCGCCGTCGAAGGCGACCTCGACCGCGCCCGCGAACTCCACTTCGAGCTGTCGCCGCTGTTCCGCCAGCTGTTCGTCGAGACAAACCCCATCCCGGTGAAGGCCGCGATGGCGATCCGCGGCCACGGCCCCGAGACGCTCCGGTCGCCGCTGACGGAGCTCTCGGCGGAGCCCCGCGCGGAGCTCGAACGGATCCTCGCCGACCTGGAGGCCTCGGAGCCGGACGCCGAGACGACGGAGGCGGCGTGA
- a CDS encoding BGTF surface domain-containing protein: MTRRPPPDHTDREPWIPPTRRLAAVTLAALLVASAGLAPAAAQSDGDTVALETDRVPSTGNATVAGTTALDPGTELRILLRSTGDTEPAFLRSTTATVGPDGAWNATVDLSPVETHDRMSVTVTAAEGDTSETFEASLRDDRASGSPDEAPISTPGFGVIVAVAAILASAALLARTRR, translated from the coding sequence ATGACGCGACGCCCTCCACCCGACCACACGGATCGCGAACCGTGGATTCCACCCACACGACGGCTCGCCGCCGTCACCCTCGCGGCGCTGCTCGTTGCGTCGGCCGGCCTCGCGCCGGCAGCCGCACAGTCTGACGGCGACACCGTCGCGCTCGAAACCGACCGGGTCCCGTCGACCGGGAACGCGACGGTGGCCGGGACGACGGCGCTCGACCCCGGCACCGAACTCCGGATCCTGCTCCGGTCGACCGGCGACACGGAACCGGCGTTTCTCCGGTCGACGACGGCGACTGTCGGCCCCGACGGGGCGTGGAACGCCACGGTCGACCTGTCGCCGGTCGAGACCCACGATCGGATGTCGGTGACCGTGACGGCGGCCGAGGGCGACACCTCCGAGACGTTCGAGGCGTCGCTCCGCGACGACCGGGCGAGCGGGTCGCCCGACGAGGCGCCGATCTCGACGCCCGGCTTCGGCGTCATTGTCGCGGTCGCAGCCATACTCGCGAGCGCGGCCCTCCTCGCGCGGACCCGACGGTAG
- a CDS encoding 2,3,4,5-tetrahydropyridine-2,6-dicarboxylate N-succinyltransferase yields the protein MTLESDIENLWQRYQNDDIEDAAGSAVQSTLDAFLEGLETGEIRAAEQVGDTGPDAWAVNEWVKRGILLNFSLRETEPREYGGVSYYDVLPLRSTTDLGGRGTRNTPDGTAIRRGAYLGSDCIMMSPSFVNIGAHVGDGTLVDSCDTVGSCAQLGENVKLGANTLVGGVLEPVEDAPVIIEDGVSLGAGCRVTSGFHVGENTVVGENTLLTPRIPVYDLVTEAVIYGHLPANRRAFTRYVESSLSDHDLFESGAYKPAVVALDIEDDTLDNTRREEALRE from the coding sequence ATGACACTCGAATCCGACATCGAAAACTTGTGGCAGCGCTACCAGAACGACGACATCGAGGACGCGGCGGGGTCGGCGGTCCAGTCGACGCTGGACGCGTTCCTCGAAGGGTTGGAGACCGGCGAGATCCGGGCGGCCGAGCAGGTCGGCGACACCGGCCCCGACGCCTGGGCGGTCAACGAGTGGGTCAAGCGGGGGATACTGCTCAACTTCAGCCTCCGGGAGACGGAGCCCCGCGAGTACGGCGGCGTCTCCTACTACGACGTGTTGCCGCTGCGGTCGACCACGGATCTGGGCGGCCGCGGAACCCGGAACACCCCCGACGGAACCGCGATCCGCCGCGGCGCGTACCTCGGGTCGGACTGCATCATGATGTCGCCGTCGTTCGTCAACATCGGCGCCCACGTCGGCGACGGTACCCTCGTGGATTCGTGTGACACGGTGGGGTCGTGTGCGCAACTCGGCGAGAACGTCAAGCTGGGCGCGAACACCCTGGTCGGCGGGGTCTTAGAGCCGGTCGAGGACGCGCCCGTGATCATCGAGGACGGCGTGTCGCTGGGCGCGGGGTGTCGCGTCACCTCCGGGTTCCACGTCGGCGAGAACACCGTCGTCGGCGAGAACACGCTGCTCACGCCGCGAATCCCCGTCTACGACCTCGTGACCGAGGCGGTCATCTACGGCCACCTGCCCGCGAACCGCCGGGCGTTCACCCGGTACGTGGAGTCCTCGTTGAGCGACCACGACCTCTTCGAGTCCGGGGCGTACAAGCCCGCGGTCGTCGCCCTCGACATCGAGGACGATACCCTCGACAACACCCGACGCGAGGAGGCGCTCCGGGAATGA
- the psmA gene encoding archaeal proteasome endopeptidase complex subunit alpha gives MQGQAQQQAYDRGITIFSPDGRLYQVEYAREAVKRGTASVGVRTAEGVVLAADKRSRSPLMEPTSVEKIHKADDHAGIASAGHVADARQLIDFARRQAQVNRLRYGEPVGVETLTKNITDHIQQYTQVGGARPFGVALLVGGVENGDPRLYETDPSGTPYEWKAVSIGADRSDIQEHLEENYHDDLSLDDGVGLALRAIASANDNELETEGVDVATIGADSESFVELDNDDIAEYIAENDLEPADEEEGDAEDADGDAEE, from the coding sequence ATGCAGGGACAAGCCCAACAGCAGGCATACGACCGTGGAATCACGATCTTCTCACCCGACGGTCGGCTCTACCAGGTGGAATACGCCCGCGAGGCGGTCAAGCGCGGCACCGCGAGCGTCGGCGTCCGGACCGCCGAGGGAGTCGTCCTCGCGGCCGACAAGCGGTCGCGCTCCCCGCTGATGGAGCCGACGAGCGTCGAGAAGATTCACAAAGCCGACGACCACGCCGGGATCGCCTCGGCGGGCCACGTCGCCGACGCCCGCCAGCTCATCGACTTCGCGCGGCGGCAGGCGCAGGTCAACCGGCTGCGGTACGGCGAACCGGTCGGCGTCGAGACGCTCACGAAGAACATCACCGACCACATCCAGCAGTACACCCAGGTCGGCGGCGCCCGGCCGTTCGGCGTGGCGCTGCTCGTCGGCGGCGTCGAGAACGGCGACCCGCGGCTCTACGAGACCGACCCCTCCGGGACCCCATACGAGTGGAAGGCGGTCTCGATCGGCGCGGATCGCAGCGACATCCAGGAGCACTTAGAGGAGAACTACCACGACGACCTGAGCCTCGACGACGGCGTCGGGCTGGCGCTGCGGGCGATCGCGTCGGCCAACGACAACGAACTCGAAACCGAGGGCGTCGACGTGGCGACGATCGGGGCCGACTCGGAGTCGTTCGTCGAACTCGACAACGACGACATCGCCGAGTACATCGCCGAAAACGACCTCGAACCGGCCGACGAGGAGGAGGGCGACGCCGAGGACGCGGACGGCGACGCCGAGGAGTAA
- a CDS encoding Rpp14/Pop5 family protein, whose protein sequence is MKHLPKHLRPRWRYLAVGIETWPDAAFDRDAFQRDLWYAAQDLYGDVGSAETDLTVLEFDLADGDGEAIVRAHRGTEERARAAVACLAGVDGHPVGLRIRGISGTMRACEERYLNGRAGNPGQRDVVFENETRPAVVRETRFDVDVGDGFVGATRLDFE, encoded by the coding sequence GTGAAACACCTCCCCAAACACCTCCGGCCCCGGTGGCGGTATCTCGCGGTCGGGATCGAGACCTGGCCCGACGCGGCGTTCGACCGCGACGCGTTCCAGCGGGACCTCTGGTACGCCGCACAGGACCTCTACGGCGACGTCGGGAGCGCCGAGACCGACCTGACGGTGCTCGAGTTCGACCTCGCCGACGGCGACGGCGAGGCGATCGTCCGGGCCCACCGCGGGACCGAGGAGCGGGCGCGTGCCGCCGTCGCATGTCTGGCGGGCGTCGACGGTCACCCGGTCGGGCTTCGTATCCGCGGAATATCGGGGACGATGCGGGCCTGTGAGGAAAGGTATTTGAACGGCCGGGCCGGAAACCCGGGACAGAGAGACGTCGTGTTCGAGAACGAAACCCGCCCCGCCGTCGTCCGCGAGACGCGCTTCGATGTCGACGTCGGGGACGGGTTCGTCGGCGCGACGCGGCTCGATTTCGAGTGA
- a CDS encoding RNase P subunit p30 family protein — MYEAVYARPDGESTAARFAEAADRYGYDGVIVRAVDADPDYERLRGSVPVDLVDAAAVVAPDPQHASGAVGNARTERTVVCVRGGTDALNRFAVEQPRVDVLTRPFVGDDGRGGDANHVLAKAAADNGVRIEVNLGPALRRRGGGRVRHLAKLRRLKRLLDHYEAPYVVSATPRSHLQLRAPRELAALGAEIGLGDEWIRRGLDAWGDLVERNRTRRSESFIAPGVERGRYEEDDRGAR, encoded by the coding sequence ATGTACGAGGCGGTCTACGCCCGCCCGGACGGCGAGAGCACGGCGGCCCGGTTCGCGGAGGCGGCCGACCGGTACGGGTACGACGGCGTGATCGTCCGCGCGGTCGACGCCGACCCCGACTACGAGCGGCTCCGGGGGTCGGTGCCGGTCGACCTCGTCGACGCCGCGGCGGTCGTCGCCCCCGACCCACAGCACGCGAGCGGCGCGGTGGGAAACGCCCGCACCGAGCGGACGGTCGTCTGCGTCCGCGGCGGGACCGACGCGCTGAACCGGTTCGCCGTCGAGCAGCCCCGCGTCGACGTGCTGACTCGACCGTTCGTGGGCGACGACGGCCGGGGCGGCGACGCCAACCACGTGCTCGCGAAGGCCGCCGCGGACAACGGGGTCCGGATCGAGGTGAACCTCGGCCCCGCCCTCCGGCGTCGCGGCGGCGGCCGCGTCCGCCACCTCGCGAAGCTCCGCCGGCTGAAGCGGCTCCTCGACCACTACGAGGCGCCCTACGTCGTGAGCGCAACTCCACGGTCGCACCTCCAACTGCGGGCCCCGCGGGAACTGGCCGCCCTCGGGGCGGAGATCGGCCTCGGCGACGAGTGGATCCGCCGCGGCCTCGACGCGTGGGGCGACCTCGTCGAACGGAACCGCACGCGGCGCTCCGAGTCGTTCATTGCCCCCGGCGTCGAACGTGGCCGGTATGAAGAAGACGATCGAGGAGCACGCTGA
- the dapF gene encoding diaminopimelate epimerase, whose protein sequence is MTVLHHQVPIQKYHGTGNDFIVVDATESVPDRPAFATTYCDRETGVSHERSPRTGADGVLFLSLEPRYSPPRVVMTLVQPDGSIAAMCGNGARVAAAWAAERTGATELMIDTPAGTRRATIDGDDVTIEMGVPAFAPRAVPLSRDTELIEEAVEGLTVTAVNTGVPHAVALVDDVDAVDLDAVAPAVRYADAFPEGANVTLGSRVDDDDATPRFRQRTYERGVEGETRSCGTGAVAVAAVAKRLGRLDGHDAVTVSPPGGDLRITVPDDGPATLAGPAEREFADELETVVRSP, encoded by the coding sequence ATGACGGTACTGCACCACCAGGTACCCATCCAGAAGTACCACGGCACCGGCAACGATTTCATTGTCGTCGACGCGACCGAGTCGGTTCCCGACCGTCCCGCGTTCGCAACCACCTACTGCGACCGCGAGACCGGCGTGAGTCACGAACGATCGCCGCGAACCGGCGCCGACGGCGTGCTCTTTCTCTCCCTGGAACCCCGCTACTCGCCGCCCCGGGTGGTGATGACCCTGGTCCAGCCGGACGGTTCGATCGCCGCGATGTGCGGCAACGGCGCACGCGTCGCCGCCGCGTGGGCTGCCGAGCGCACCGGCGCGACCGAACTGATGATCGACACGCCCGCGGGGACGCGCCGCGCGACGATCGACGGCGACGACGTCACCATCGAGATGGGCGTCCCGGCGTTCGCGCCGCGGGCGGTTCCGCTGTCCCGCGACACCGAACTGATCGAGGAAGCCGTCGAAGGGCTGACGGTGACCGCGGTGAACACCGGCGTCCCACACGCCGTCGCGCTGGTCGACGACGTCGACGCCGTCGACCTCGACGCCGTCGCACCCGCGGTCCGGTACGCCGACGCCTTCCCGGAGGGCGCAAACGTCACGCTGGGGTCGCGGGTCGACGACGACGACGCTACTCCGCGGTTCCGCCAGCGAACATACGAGCGGGGCGTCGAGGGTGAGACCCGCTCCTGCGGCACCGGCGCCGTTGCGGTCGCGGCGGTCGCAAAGCGGCTCGGACGGCTCGACGGCCACGACGCGGTGACCGTCAGCCCGCCCGGCGGCGACCTCCGGATCACCGTTCCGGACGACGGCCCGGCGACCCTCGCGGGTCCCGCCGAACGGGAGTTCGCCGACGAACTCGAAACCGTGGTGCGGTCGCCGTAG
- a CDS encoding class I SAM-dependent methyltransferase — protein MKKTIEEHAERFSKAAGSYDDDQDSAEYLACADLVVDHAAPDADEVVLDLGTGTGAIAIALAPSAGRVIGRDISAGMLEEARSKAAEAGLDNVEFGEGRFRDPDYDGQVAVVTSNFAMHHLSDDEKREAIGVIADLNPRRFVLGDVMFFGEPDPEEPFYDPAVDDPATVGTLADALTDEGFALVAVERIHDQVGVLVAERFGEGSERVSVVDGGPRSVDDAPDAGSGHTPGDRA, from the coding sequence ATGAAGAAGACGATCGAGGAGCACGCTGAGCGGTTTTCGAAAGCTGCGGGGTCGTACGACGACGACCAGGACTCCGCGGAGTACCTGGCGTGTGCGGATCTGGTGGTCGACCACGCCGCCCCCGACGCCGACGAGGTCGTGCTCGACCTCGGGACCGGGACCGGCGCGATCGCGATCGCGCTCGCCCCGTCGGCGGGTCGGGTGATCGGTCGCGACATCAGCGCCGGGATGTTGGAGGAAGCCCGGTCGAAAGCCGCCGAGGCGGGGCTCGACAACGTCGAGTTCGGCGAGGGTCGGTTCCGCGACCCCGACTACGACGGCCAGGTTGCTGTTGTGACCTCGAACTTCGCGATGCATCACCTCTCCGACGACGAGAAGCGCGAGGCGATCGGGGTCATCGCGGACCTGAACCCGCGGCGGTTCGTGCTCGGCGACGTGATGTTCTTCGGGGAGCCCGACCCCGAAGAGCCGTTCTACGACCCTGCGGTCGACGATCCCGCGACGGTCGGGACCCTCGCGGACGCCCTGACCGACGAGGGGTTCGCCCTGGTCGCCGTCGAGCGCATCCACGACCAGGTCGGCGTGCTGGTGGCCGAGCGGTTCGGCGAGGGGAGCGAGCGCGTCAGCGTCGTCGACGGCGGCCCCCGTTCGGTCGACGACGCCCCGGACGCCGGATCGGGTCACACCCCGGGTGACCGGGCGTGA
- a CDS encoding MFS transporter: protein MTGDSGWRVGTIAAGWFLLLFVGAYLITPASVLTLVMADLGVTEATAAALVSMPQVTATVIGVPVGIYLDRVRTRAVIPAAAVILFLGSVGDWIAASGGDVTLLVGSRLVAGLGMFVLWVVSINVAASTFPPARRATATSVIISGYPAGYALGQLGAPLLAGSVTWPGVFPVFGGAVLLLSVVLYVVVGRVSRFQTSTKPISRAGFERVVRNRDVWMVVVITTLGYSLYMVFNSWMPTYITRRFGISLAESGAFVALFPAVGILARPTGGLVSDTVLGQRRRPVFAASFGGATVLAVAMFYSATIGLLVAMLVVAGVFIQLQIGLLYQSVQEFVDPSAAVTAVSLASVAGWLGSFLAPVVAGELVARAGSYTPLFGFAVVLGVVGVVTVWLMTESGGLTPAA, encoded by the coding sequence GTGACTGGGGATTCAGGGTGGCGGGTCGGGACGATCGCGGCCGGATGGTTCCTGCTCCTGTTCGTCGGTGCGTATCTGATCACTCCGGCGAGCGTCCTCACGCTCGTGATGGCCGACCTCGGCGTCACCGAGGCGACGGCCGCCGCGTTGGTCTCGATGCCGCAGGTCACCGCGACGGTGATCGGGGTTCCCGTCGGGATCTATCTCGACCGCGTCAGGACCCGTGCGGTCATTCCAGCCGCGGCTGTGATCCTCTTTCTCGGCAGCGTCGGCGATTGGATCGCCGCGAGCGGTGGCGACGTGACCCTGCTGGTCGGGTCGCGCCTGGTTGCCGGCCTCGGGATGTTCGTGCTGTGGGTCGTCAGCATCAACGTGGCCGCGAGCACGTTCCCGCCCGCCCGGCGGGCGACGGCGACGTCGGTGATCATCTCGGGGTACCCCGCCGGCTACGCGCTCGGCCAACTCGGGGCGCCGCTCCTCGCGGGGAGCGTCACCTGGCCAGGGGTGTTCCCCGTGTTCGGCGGCGCGGTCCTGCTGCTGTCGGTCGTGCTCTACGTCGTCGTCGGCCGGGTCTCGCGGTTCCAAACCTCGACGAAGCCCATCTCGCGAGCCGGCTTCGAGCGGGTGGTGCGAAACCGGGACGTGTGGATGGTCGTCGTGATCACGACGCTCGGCTACTCGCTGTATATGGTGTTCAACTCGTGGATGCCGACGTACATCACGCGTCGGTTCGGCATCTCGCTGGCGGAGAGCGGCGCGTTCGTGGCGCTGTTTCCCGCCGTGGGGATCCTCGCCCGACCCACCGGCGGGTTGGTCTCGGATACGGTCCTGGGCCAGCGACGCCGACCCGTGTTCGCCGCCTCGTTCGGCGGGGCAACCGTGCTGGCGGTCGCGATGTTCTACAGCGCGACGATCGGGCTCCTGGTCGCGATGCTCGTCGTCGCGGGGGTGTTCATCCAGCTACAGATCGGGCTGCTGTACCAGTCGGTACAGGAGTTCGTCGATCCGAGCGCCGCCGTGACGGCCGTGTCGCTCGCGAGCGTCGCCGGATGGCTGGGGTCGTTTCTCGCCCCGGTCGTTGCCGGCGAGTTGGTTGCCAGAGCCGGGTCGTACACCCCACTGTTCGGGTTTGCGGTCGTCCTCGGCGTGGTCGGCGTGGTCACCGTCTGGCTGATGACCGAATCCGGCGGACTCACCCCGGCAGCCTGA
- a CDS encoding M20 family metallopeptidase encodes MAGDPTSGLGADGFDPIDFLERAVPVASNEDVTEMRELLVGTIEARGIDARVDDAGNTLASKGADPSQASTHLVFNTHIDTVSPHVPFSRKGDDRIRGRGSCDAKGPLSALLTAFFAVDPQESRLTLAVTPDEEVLSTGAAAIDLDADLYVVGEPTGLDVCPAARGRFQGTLTLSGTAAHAAEPESGANAVAGLEDALAAIRTFDDGRQPHPQLGSATLTPTTVTGGEATNQIPARCELVLDRRSVPPETAEGFRSELIAAVRGAVSADLGVEFSLTDRPSPFLEAFATDADHDLVRTLAAAAERAGGPGAVRPFTAATEASYFAPAPVVVFGPGELADDEGAVAHAEREYVAVADVRRAAAALTDAARRLVG; translated from the coding sequence ATGGCCGGCGATCCGACTTCGGGCCTCGGCGCCGACGGGTTCGACCCGATCGACTTCCTGGAGCGGGCCGTCCCCGTGGCCTCGAACGAGGACGTCACGGAGATGCGCGAACTCCTCGTCGGGACGATCGAGGCCCGCGGGATCGACGCCCGCGTCGACGACGCGGGCAACACGCTCGCATCGAAGGGGGCCGATCCCTCGCAGGCGTCCACTCACCTCGTCTTCAACACCCACATCGACACGGTCTCGCCACACGTGCCGTTCTCCCGGAAGGGGGATGACCGGATCCGGGGCCGCGGCTCCTGCGATGCCAAGGGGCCGCTGTCGGCGCTTCTGACCGCGTTCTTCGCGGTCGATCCCCAGGAATCCCGGCTCACGCTCGCGGTGACGCCCGACGAGGAGGTGCTCTCGACGGGCGCGGCCGCAATCGACCTCGACGCCGACCTGTACGTGGTCGGCGAGCCGACCGGCCTCGACGTCTGCCCGGCGGCGAGGGGCCGGTTTCAGGGCACGCTGACGCTGTCGGGGACTGCCGCCCACGCCGCCGAACCCGAGTCGGGCGCAAACGCCGTCGCGGGGCTGGAGGATGCCCTCGCCGCGATCCGGACGTTCGACGACGGGCGCCAGCCCCACCCACAACTGGGGTCGGCGACGCTGACCCCGACGACCGTGACCGGTGGCGAGGCGACCAACCAGATCCCCGCGCGGTGCGAACTGGTCCTCGACCGGCGGAGCGTGCCCCCGGAGACGGCCGAGGGGTTCCGCTCGGAACTGATCGCGGCCGTCCGCGGGGCGGTATCCGCCGACCTCGGCGTCGAGTTCTCGCTGACCGACCGGCCATCGCCGTTCCTGGAGGCGTTCGCCACCGACGCCGACCACGACCTCGTCCGGACGCTCGCGGCCGCGGCCGAGCGGGCCGGCGGGCCGGGGGCGGTCCGCCCGTTCACCGCGGCGACGGAGGCGTCGTACTTCGCGCCTGCGCCGGTGGTGGTGTTCGGCCCGGGCGAACTCGCCGACGACGAGGGCGCGGTCGCCCACGCCGAACGGGAGTACGTCGCGGTCGCGGACGTCCGCCGCGCCGCCGCCGCGCTGACGGACGCGGCGCGGCGGCTGGTCGGCTGA
- the dapB gene encoding 4-hydroxy-tetrahydrodipicolinate reductase → MAGLRVAITGASGRMGGELVDAATDRDDVAFVLAASRTPEVVPSGDAPGAADAVVADADLGAALRDREIDVLVDFTVPESSVDYLEAAADAGVAVVVGTTGYGEDGRATLDAVAERVPLLKASNFSRGVAALRRAVRATVPALDGYDVEVTETHHNGKLDAPSGTALTILDDVEGARGDDADRVHGREGEQPRTGDEIGVHARRAGDIAGEHEILLAGNNEVLELTHRAGSRSIFAAGALDAAAWLAGRDPGRYDFDAVLEPDGEDRADEGNPR, encoded by the coding sequence ATGGCCGGGCTCCGCGTGGCGATCACGGGCGCCAGCGGCCGGATGGGCGGTGAACTCGTCGACGCCGCCACCGACCGCGACGACGTCGCGTTCGTGCTCGCGGCGAGCCGGACGCCCGAGGTCGTCCCGAGCGGCGACGCCCCCGGCGCGGCCGACGCGGTCGTGGCCGACGCCGACCTCGGCGCCGCGCTCCGGGATCGGGAGATCGACGTCCTCGTCGACTTCACCGTGCCCGAATCGAGCGTCGATTACCTGGAGGCGGCCGCCGACGCCGGGGTCGCGGTCGTCGTCGGTACGACCGGCTACGGCGAGGACGGGCGGGCCACACTCGATGCCGTCGCCGAACGGGTCCCCCTGCTGAAGGCCTCGAACTTCTCCCGGGGGGTAGCGGCGCTCCGGCGGGCGGTACGGGCGACAGTCCCCGCGCTCGACGGCTACGACGTCGAGGTCACCGAGACGCACCACAACGGCAAGCTCGATGCCCCTTCCGGAACCGCGCTGACGATCCTCGACGACGTCGAGGGCGCTCGCGGCGACGACGCCGACCGCGTCCACGGCCGCGAGGGCGAGCAGCCCCGAACCGGCGACGAGATCGGCGTCCACGCCCGGCGGGCCGGCGACATCGCGGGCGAACACGAGATCCTGCTTGCGGGCAACAACGAGGTGCTGGAACTGACCCACCGCGCGGGCTCCCGGAGCATCTTCGCCGCCGGCGCGCTCGACGCCGCCGCCTGGCTCGCCGGCCGCGACCCGGGACGGTACGATTTCGACGCCGTCTTGGAGCCGGACGGTGAGGACCGAGCCGACGAGGGGAACCCACGATGA